TGCGCCGATCAAGGTGAACGGCGGCAGGTCGATCCGCACCGAGCGCGCCGAAGGCCCCTCGCCGATGATCAGGTCGAGCGCACGGTCCTCCATCGCCGGGTAGAGCACTTCCTCGACCACGGGATTGAGCCGATGGATCTCGTCGATGAAGAGGACGTCGCCCTCTTCCAGATTGGTCAAAAGCGCGGCGAGGTCGCCCGACTTGGCGATCACCGGGCCTGAAGTGGCGCGAAAGCCCACGCCCAGCTCGCGCGCGACGATCTGCGCCAAGGTCGTCTTGCCGAGCCCCGGCGGGCCGAAGAACAGCACATGGTCCATCGCCTCGCGCCGCGACCGGGCGCTCTCGATGAACACGCGCAGATTGCCCTTGGCGGCCGCCTGGCCGACGAATTCGTCCAGCGTCTTCGGACGCAGCGCCGCGTCGACATCTTCGGCCTGGCGTTCGGGCGCAGTGATGCGCTGCGGTTCAGTCACTGTGCTCTATCCCCTCGCCGACGATCTCCACCCAGGGATGGCGGCGATCTTCGTAGACCGAGAACCAGGGTGCGGGAAACGCCGGATCGGCGAAGGCGCCGATCGGGACCGCAACCGCGTCCGACAACGGCCGCGACCGGTACCAGACCGTCGAACCGCATTCGGGACAGAAATGATGCTCGACCGGCTGGCCGCTGTCGGCGATCCGCGTCCATTCGCGAGATTGCCCTGCGATCCGGACCTGCGCGTCGGGAAACCGCACCTGCGCAGCGAAAGGTCCTCCGCTGCGCTTCTGGCAGGCAAGGCAATGGCAGACCGAGATACGCACCGGCTCGCCCCAGCAGGCAACCTGGAGCTGGCCGCACTGGCAGGATGCGTGCCGCGCGTCGGCGGGGATGGGGGCGTCAGCCATTCCGCTCCTCGGGCCACCACTTGGCCAAGGCCTGCTCGACCTTGCTCCAGGCCTGCGCGACGGCCTGTACGCCCGGCGAGCGGCGCGAGGTGAACGCACCCAGCGGCGCGCGGCGCTGGCTCATCGCTTCGAAAGCGCTAGCCATCGGGATCACAGGCCAGTCGGGCTCGGCGGCAAGCGCGTCGCGGTGGAGCGCGCGGCGGCGGTCGGTCATCGAGAAGACCGGCAGCAACGGCGCGTCGAAGGCCTTGCGCCCCGCGACGTGCTCGGCGACGGTCGCCAGCGCGCGTTGGGCGAGCGGCGACGGGATCACCGGCACGACCACCAGATCGGCCGCGCGCAAGATCTGCTCCGAGGTGTCGGTCAGCCCCGGTGGGCAATCGATGACGATCAGCTCGCGCGACGGACCGCCGAGTTCCTCGGCCATCTTGGCCAGCCGCTTCTTCTTGTCGAGATCGTGGAAGGTCACGTCGAGATCGCGCAGCGAGGCGTCAGCCGGGAGCAGATCCAGCCCCTCCACCGCAGTCGGTACGACGAGCTTCGCGGCATCGCCGCCCTTGCGGATCGCGGCTTCCGCCTTCTTTCCGTCAGCGTCATGGCCCAGCAGGTAGGTTGCCGCCGCCTGGGCATCGAGATCCCAGAGCAGGGTTCGCCGGCCCGACAGCACCGCCGCCGCCCAGGCCAGATTGACCGCCAGCGTCGTCTTTCCGACGCCGCCCTTGAGGCTGTAGACCGCCACGATCGGAGTTTTCATCTCGCCGCCTTTTTCAGCGCCACGCGGATCAGCGCATCGAGCTGAGCGCCTTCGCCCAGCTCGTCAAGCGCCTGCGCCACCGCTTGCGTGGCGACCAGAGGCTTGAACCCGAGATTTTGCAATGCGGAGACAGCGTCGTTGCTCGCCGCACCGGCGGGCAACGCGGCGGCCAGGCCCGGCGCGCCGGGAGCCGTGGGCAGCGCGCCGGCCTTGTCCTTGAGCTCGTTGACGATGCGGCTTGCGAGCTTCGGCCCGACGCCCTGCGCGCGCGCCACCGTGGCCGCGTCGCCGCCGCCGCAGGCGCGCTGCAATTCCTCGGTCGACAGCGCCGAAAGTACCGCCAGCGCCATCTTGCTGCCGACGCCCTGGACGCCGGTGAGCAGCCGGAACCACTCGCGCTCGGCGCCGCTGGCGAAGCCGATCAGGCGCATGTCGTTCTCGCTGACCTGGAGCTCGGTATGCACTGTGGCGACATCGCCGCGAATGCCCAGCGCGGCCAGCGTCTTGGCCGAGCAATGGACCAGATAGCCGACGCCGGCGACATCGATCACCGCCCAGTCGGGGCCGGTATCGTCGAGTATGCCGGTCAATTTGGCGATCATGCTTTGTTCCTGCCGCATGTCGGCAGGCGATGCAAGCTAGCCGAGCAGCGTGCTCAACAGGTCCGGGTGGAAAGCCCAGCCCATGAAGCCGCAAAGCCCCATGAACAGCCCGAAGGCGCCGAAGAACCACGATGCCCAGAGCAGCCAGCCACTTTCGGCAAGCGCCGCCACAGCCGCGATCGAGATTGCCGTGGCAGTCGCCGCATCGCTGGCGTCGAACTGGTCGTCGTGGACGTTGAGCGCGTCGTAGAGCGCCGATTGCTGCTTGGCCTGAGCAGACAGCGCCGGGCCTTCGGTGCGGTACTTGGCGATGTCCCCGTCGAGCTTCGCCAGCGCCGGCGCGGCTAGAGCGGGACTGGCCGTCAAGGTAGCGATCTGCAGGCGGCTGTTCTCGGCGAGGTGCAGCTTCGTGCGGCTCGCCTGATATTCGTTCCAGCGGTCGACCGAAGAGGCCTGCGCCTGCTGCATGGCCTGGACGATGTTGCCGTCCTTGATGTTGCAGAGCCCGGCGCAGACCGAGAGCACGACGACGGTCACGGCGACCTGGCGGTTGAGCCGCTTGTCCTTGGCTTCGGCGCTGACTTCGATCTCCATGCCGCCTGAATGACAGGCGCGACATGGCGCCAGGGTGGCCCCGACCCTACCGTTTCTTCATCTTGTCAGCGGTGGCTGCCGAGCATGTTGCCGTGGGTGATCGCCACCGCGAGCGCGTCGGCCGCGTCTGCCCCGGCGAGCTTCACGCCCGGCAGCAGGATCCGCAGCATCGCCTGGACCTGCTGCTTCTCCGCGCCGCCGGTGCCGACCAGCGCCTTCTTGACCACCTTGGTCGGATATTCGGCGACGGGCAGCCCGGCCCGCGCCAGGCTGAGCATGGCGACGCCCCGCGCCTGGCCGAGCTTGAGCGTCGACTGCGGATTGACGTTTACGAAGACCTCCTCGACCGCGCCGGCATCGGGCTGGTGGCGCAGGATCACGTCGGTAAGCGCGGCGTCGAGCTCGACCAGCCGCTCGGCCATCGACAGCGCAGTATCAGTGCGGATCTGGCCGTTGGCGACGTGGCTGAGCCGGCTCCCCGCCTTGGCGATGATGCCCCAGCCGGTACAGGTCAGACCGGGGTCGATGCCGAGGATGATCATGTCAGAGCCGGATGCCCAGGCTCGGCCCGAACCGCGCCGTCACGAGATAGAGCGCCACGGTCAGCGCACAGCCCAGCCCCAGCGAGAGCCAGAAACCCACGCCGTGTCGCAGCAGCACCGGGATCAGCAGGAACATCGGCAGCGAGGGCAGCACGTACCAGAATGTCGCCTGCGCATGCACGGCCATGTTCTCGGCATCGGGCCGGGCGCGCCAGAGCAGGATCATGCCGAGCACCGAAACCAGCGGCAGCGAGGCGACGAGCGCCGCCACCGTGGGCATACGCTTGCCGATTTCCGAAATGAGCGCGATCAGCAGGCCGGAGACGAGCGCCTTGGCGAGCAAGGCGCCCATATCAACCGAGCTTCTCCATGATCTCGTCGGAGATGTCGTAGTTGCCCCAGACGGTCTGGACGTCGTCGTCGTCGTCGAGCACGTCGATCAGCTTGAGCAGCGTGCGCGCCTCGTCCTCGCCGACTTCGGCCTTGAGGCTGGGCCGCCAGGCGAGCTTCACCGCCTCGGCCTCGCCGAGCGCCTTCTCGAGCTCGCGCGACACGGGGTGGAGGTTCTCGACAGAAGTCCAGATCGAGTGAATGCCGTCCTCGCCGGTATCGCTCTCGACGTCGTCGGCACCGGCCTCGATCGCGGCTTCGAGGACCTTCTCCTCGTCACCGACCTTGGCCGGGTACTCGATCAGGCCGAGCCGCTCGAAGCCGTGGCTCACCGCGCCGGAGGCACCGAGGTTGCCGCCGTTCTTGGCGAAAGCGGTGCGGACATTGGTGGCGGTGCGGTTGCGGTTGTCGGTCAGCGCCTCGACGATCAGCGCGACGCCGCCGGGGCCGTAACCCTCGTAGCGCACTTCCTCGTAATTCTCGCCGTCACCCTTGCTGGCCTTGTCGATCGCGCGCTGGATGTTGTCCTTGGGCATCGACTGCGCCTTTGCGGCGTTGACCGCGGCGCGCAGGCGGGGGTTCATGTCGGGGTCGGGCATGCCCATCTTCGCGGCGACGGTGATTTCGCGGCTGAGCTTGGAGAACTGCGCCGAGCGCTTCTTATCCTGCGCACCCTTGCGGTGCATGATGTTCTTGAATTTGGAATGGCCTGCCATTGGGTTGCCTTCGGGCTCGTTTCGTCAGCGGGATTGGTTGCGCCGCCCCTAGCCCAGCAAAGCCAAATCGGCAATCCGCCCCCGCCCGCTGCGCGGGCGAGGGAACATGCAGTCCTCAGCCCCGGAGATCAACCAAGCCCGAGCGCGGCCTTGTAGAGGTCGAGGATCGCTTCCATTTCCTTGCGGTCGTCAGGCGCCATCTTCCGCAGGCGGACGATCTGGCGCATGATCTTGACGTCGTAGCCGACGGCCTTGGCTTCCAGGTAAACGTCCTTGATGTCGTCGCCGATGCCCTTCTTCTCTTCCTCGAGGCGTTCGACTCGTTCGATCAAAAGGCGCAGGCGGTCGTCACTGGCATCGGCCATCGGGGTGTCTCCAAGGGTCAGGGTGAATCGGTTGGCCGGGCCTTAGCGGCGGCTGGCGAAACTGCAAAGCGCGGCGAGGCTACTTTCCCCCCTCCCGCTTGCGGGAGGGGTCAGGGGTGGGCCTTTTGGTCGTGGTAGAGCATCTCGCAGCTGCCTCGTGAGACAATGCCGAATCTAGTCCGTGATTTCTACCAGGCCCCGTACTGCATATCGCAGGATATAAGGCATCTCGGCGGGCTTACCCTCTGGGAAGACCTGGCCGAAGAACGCGATATAGCAATCGAACATGCCCATCTCGTCGTCGAACCAGCAGTGAACCACTATCCCGAATTCGGAGGTAGGATGCTCGTCGTCATTCCAGACGGCATCCCGGCGAACTTTCGTGCCCGGAGCGATATAACGATCTTCTAGAACCATAGCAGAAACGGTCCTCCCTCATGCAAAACGAGGGCGGGAGATTTCAATGCGTCCCGCCGTTCAGCTTCAGGCTCTCTTCCATCCGCGCCATCTGCTCGGGCGTGGCTTCGGCCTGGAACTTGTCCTTCCACTCGCCCGCCGGCATGCCGTGGATCAGCTCGCGCGCCGCGGCCTTGTCGCCCTCGTAACCGGCATCGCGAATCCAGTCGGCCAGGCAGTTGCGGCAGAAGCCTGCGAGGCCCATCAGGTCGATGTTCTGCGCATCGTGGCGGTTGCGGAGGTGGCGCACCAGCCGGCGGAAAGCCGCCGCGGCCTGTGCGTCATCCAGCGTATCCAACTTGTCATTTGGCTCGGTCATCTTGGGGCCTCTCGATTTTCGGACGCGATCATCCTTGGTCTTTGCCCGCCGCTTTGCCATAGGCCGGTCGCCTTTGGAATTGGGCGCATTTGAAAGAGGTATCGTCTTGGCCAAACCCGCTCCCCGTTCTCCCTCGGACGAACCGCCGGTCGAGGGCCGCAAGGTCAAGATCCTGGCGACGCTCGGGCCGGCCAGCCGCAGTCCGGAGATGATCGGCAAGCTGCTGCGCGCCGGCGCCAACGCCTTCCGCGTCAACATGAGCCACGGCGACCACGAAACCCACGCCGCGACGATCGCCGCGATCCGTGCCGCCGAGAAGGATTTCGGCAAGCCCATCGGCGTGCTCTGCGACCTGCAGGGCCCCAAGCTGCGCGTCGGCACGTTCAAGGACGGCCGCGCGGTGATTCGCCACGGCAGCCATTTCACCCTCGACCGCGATCCGACCCCCGGCGACGAGACACGCGTCTGCCTGCCGCACCCCGAGCTGTTCGGCATCCTGCAAAAGGGCCAGCGCCTGCTGATCGACGACGGCAAGCTGCGGCTGCGCGTGCTCCGCGCCGATGCCGACGCGATCCTCTGCTCGGCGGAAGTCGGCGGGCCGATCTCCGACCGCAAGGGCGTCAACGTGCCCGATGCCGTGGTGCCGGTGCCGGCGCTGACCGACAAGGACCGCCGCGACCTCGCCTTCGCGGTCGAGCACGGCGCCGACTGGATCGCCCTGTCCTTCGTCCAACGTCCCGAAGACGTGGCCGAGGCGCGGCGGCTGATGGGCGGCTACGGCGCGCTGATCGCCAAGATCGAGAAGCCCGCGGCGATCGACCGGCTCGACGAGATCATCGAGCTGTCGGACGGCATCATGGTCGCGCGCGGCGACCTCGGCGTCGAGCTCAATCCCGAGGAAGTGCCGCCGCTGCAGAAGCGCATCGTCGCCGCGACGCGCCGCTCGGGCAAGCCAGTGATCGTCGCCACGCAGATGCTCGAATCGATGATCGAGAGCCCGGCACCGACCCGCGCCGAAGTGTCCGACGTCGCCAACGCGGTCTACGACGGCGCCGATGCCGTGATGCTCTCGGCCGAAACCGCCGCGGGCGCCTGGCCGGTCGAGGCGGTGACGATCATGCACCGCATCGCCACCCAGGTTGAGAACGACCCGGGCATCGGCGAGCAGATGTCCTATTCGAAGGTCGTCCCCGACCACACCACCGCCGATGCGCTGGCCGCGGCCTGCGCGCAGATCGCGAGCACGGTGACGCTGTCAGGGATCATCGTCTTCACCGGCTCGGGCTCGACCGCGCGGCGCGTCGCGCGCGAGCGGCCGGCCGTGCGGATGCTGGTGCTGACCCCCTCGCTCAAGACCGCGCGCAAGCTGGCGCTGCTCTGGGGTGCCTATCCGGCACACACCAAGGATATCGGCTCGTTCGAGGAGATGATCGCCAAGGGCAAACGCATGGCGCTGCGCCACGGCTTCGGCGTGGCCGGCTCCAAGCTGATTGCGCTGGCCGGCGTCCCCTTCGGCACGCCGGGGGGCGACGAACCTGCTGCACGTCGTGACGCTCGCCGGCGACGAGTTGAAACGGCACGGGGGGTAGGATCAGGTCAGCGACCGATCGAGTTATCCACTTCGGACCTATTCGGCATTGTGAATCAATGCCATATCGAGCAGAATATAGCGGGGCTGTCGTCCTCGCGACCTCTATTCCCGTTTACCACCCCAAACGGGGCGGCGACGGCAGCCTCGTTCGACCCTATCCGCGCGCGCCGAACAGGGCCGAGCCCACGCGAACATGCGTCGCGCCGAGCGTGACGGCGGTATCGAAATCGTCGCTCATCCCCATCGACAGTCCGGTCAGGCCATGGTCGTCGGCCAGCTTGGCCAGCAGGGCGAAGAAGGGAGCCGGCTCCAGCTCGAGCGGCGGCACGCACATCAGCCCGGCGAGCGGGATCTGCGCGGCACGTGCTTCGGCGAGCAGCAGCGGCAGGTCGGCAATCGCGCAACCGCCCTTCTGCTCCTCGGCGCCGATATTGACCTGGACGAAGCAAGGAACCTGCCGCCCGGCCTTGTCCATCGCCTTTGCGAGCGCGGCAACCAGCGAGGCACGGTTGAGCGAGTGGATGCAGTCGAACAGCGCGACGGCATCCTCGGCCTTGTTCGACTGGAGCTGGCCGACGAGATGCAGCGCGATGCCCTCATGCCGCTCGCGCAGCGCGGGCCATTTCGCCTCGGCTTCCTGGACGCGGTTTTCGCCGAAGACGCGCTGGCCGGCGGCGATCAGCGGCGCGATGCGCTCGGCGGCGTGCGTCTTGCTGATCGCGACGAGCGTGACTTCGTCCGCCTGACGGCGGGCAACCTTGGCGGCGGTGGCGATGCGGTGCTGAATGTCCGCGAGCAGGGTGGCTGGTTCCTCCATGGCGCGCTGCTATAGCGGCGCGATGCCGCAGCGCTACCCCGCACTTCCCCACATCTGGCTGATCAGCGATGCGCGCAACGACGCGCAGCTGGAACGGGCATTGGCCAACCTCCCGCGCGGCTCGGGGCTAATCTACCGGCACTATCACCTCGCGCCTGCCGAACGGCGCGCGCGGTTCGACAGACTAGCGAGGCTGGCGCGGCGGCGGGGGCACTGGCTGGTGCTGGCAGGTTCGGCTCGGGACGCCCGCAGCTGGCGTGCTGATGGCGCCTATGGATCGCCCACACAGCTCGCCGGCGGTGCCGCCATGCCGCGCCTGGTTACCGCGCATTCGCTGGCCGAGATCGGCGCGGCCCGCCACACCCGCGCCGACGCGATTCTGCTCTCGCCGGTCTTCGCCACGCGCTCGCATCCTGGCGCCGCTACGCTTGGCGCACTGCGCTTTCGCCTGCTCGCGGCCCACGCCGGCGTGCCCGTGATCGCGCTCGGCGGTATGACCGCGGCGCTCGCGCAGCGCATTGGCGCAACACATTGGGCCGCTATCGACGGACTGATTCCCAAGGATTCTTGACGGGGAGTCGCCGCAAGGCGCATTATCGAGCCAGGATCAGGGGAAGACCATGGCTACACGCGCAACAGTACCCAGCGGACGGATCGCCGCGCCGAACTGGCGGGCGGTGCTGCGGCGCAGTGTCCGCCGGTCCACCGAGATCGGCGGCGCGCTGCTGCTTTTCGGCGGAATGATCTTCCTCGCGCTCGCCATGATGAGCTACCACCAGACCGATCCCTCCTCGTCGACGGCCTCCGGCAGCGCGGTGCAGAACTGGATGGGCCCGCTGGGCGCCTATGCTGCCGAGCGCGCGCTGTTCCTGTTCGGCCCCGTCGCCGTGCTGTTGCTGCCGCTGCTCTACGTCTTCGCGCGCAAGCTCTGGCGCATGGTCGAGGAAGAGGACGGCGTGCTCGAACACAGCGACCAGCGCTGGTGGCGGCCGATCGGCGTGCTGCTGCTGGGCATGGCGCTGCTGTCGACCGTGCTGTCGCTGTCCTTCACCCAGCCCGGCGGCTCGCTGCCCGCCTCGATGGGCGGCATATCGGGGCTACTCGGCGCCAAGGCCATCCGCAGCCTGGCCGCATTGCTGCCGGCCGCTTTCCAGTCGTGGACGATCCTTGCTGCGGCGCTGGCCTGCCTGGGCTCGGGCGCCATGCTGGCGGGCCGGGTCTTCGCGCTCGACTGGGCGGCGCTGCTGACCCTGCCCGGGCGCCTGCGCGGCCTGCGCCGGTATCAGGAGGGCGACGAGGCGATGCCTTTCATCGCCCCGCGCGAGAAGAAGGTGCGTGAGCCCAGGCCTGCTCCCGCTTCGGCCCTCACCGAAGTCCAGCGCCGGCCCACCGAGATCGCCGATCCCACCCGCCCGGCCAAGCCCGCGCAACTCAGCGCGAAGAGCCGCCAGGGCGACCTGTTCGACGCTCACGAACTCCCGAGCCTCGACCTGCTCGACGATGCGCCGCCGAATGCGCACAAGAAGATCGACAAGCTCAGCCTCGAGCGCAACGCCCGCCTGCTCGAAACCGTGCTCGACGACTTCAACGTCAAGGGCGAGATCACCGCGGTGCGTACCGGCCCCGTCGTGACGATGTACGAGCTGGAGCCCGCGCCCGGCATCAAGGCCAGCCGCGTCATCGGCCTGGCCGACGACATCGCCCGCAACATGAGCGCGATCTCGGCGCGCGTCTCGTCGATCCCCGGCCGCACGGTCATGGGCATCGAGCTGCCCAACGCCGACCGCCAGATGGTCTCGTTCAAGGAGATGGTCGGCTCGGAAGTCTTTGCCGGCCACAAGGGCCTGCTGCCGATCATCCTGGGCAAGGACATCGCCGGCGAGCCGATCGTCGCCGATCTCGCGACCATGCCCCACCTGCTCGTCGCCGGTACCACCGGCTCGGGCAAGTCGGTCGGCCTCAACACCATCCTGCTCTCGCTGCTCTATCGGCTGACGCCCGCGCAGTGCCGCCTGATCCTCGTCGATCCCAAGGTGCTCGAGCTCAAGAGCTACGACGATATCCCGCACCTGCTTTCGCCCGTAGTCACCGAGCCGGCAAAGGCCGTGCGCGCGCTCAAGTGGGCGGTCGAGGAGATGGAACGCCGCTACCGCATGATGAGCGAGATCTCGGTGCGCAACCTCGCCGGCTTCAACGAGAAAGTCCGCACCGCCGCCGCCAAGGGCAAGCCCCTCGGCCGCCGCATCCAGATCGGCTTCGATCCCGACACCGGTGAGGAACTCTACGAGGACCGCCAGCTCGACTACGAGGTGATCCCGCAGATCGTCCTGATCGTCGACGAGCTCGCCGATCTCATGATCACCGTCGGCAAGGAGATCGAAGTGCTAATCCAGCGGCTCAGCCAGAAGAGCCGCGCCGCGGGCATCCACCTGATCATGGCCACCCAGCGCCCCTCGGTCGACGTCATCACTGGCGTGATCAAGGCCAACATGCCGACGCGCATTTCCTTTGCCGTGACCAGCCGCATCGACAGCCGCACGATCCTGGGCGAACAGGGCGCCGAGCAGCTACTGGGCAAGGGCGACATGCTCTACAAGCCCAACACCGACCCGATCAAACGCGTCCACGGCCCCTTCGTCAGCGACGAGGAGGTCGAACGCATCGCCGACCACTGGCGCGCGCAGGGCAAGCCCGAATATGTCGATTCGGTCACCGAGGAGCCCGAGGACGGCGGCTTCGGCTTCGACGACATCGACGCGGCTTCGGACAATCCCGACGAGCGCAAGTACCGCCAGGTCTGTCAGCTGGTGTTCGAAAGCCAGAAGGTCTCGGCAAGCTGGATCCAGCGGCAGATGGGCGTCGGCTACAACACTGCCTCGAAGTGGGTCGAGCGGATGGAGCAGGACGGCTTCGTCGGACCCGCCAACCACGTCGGCCGGCGCGACATCTATCGCGACCGGGACGGCAATCCGCTTTAACTAGCGGAAATCGCGGGCGAAGGTGCGCAGTTCGTCGATGAAGGCCACCGGCTGCTCGAAGGCGGCAAAGTGGCCGCCCTTGGGCATCTCGGTCCAGCGCACGATGTTCTTGTAGATCTGGTCTGCCCAGAGCCGCGGCGTCGGCCTGATCTCGGCCGGGAAGAAGGCGTGGCCGGTGGGCACGGTGATGTTCTGGATCAGCCCAGCGTTCTCGCGCCCCGGCCCACCCTCGTAGTAGAGCCGCATCGCCGAATTGATCGTGCCCGTGACCCAATAGAGCATGATGTTCTCGAGCAGCTGGTCCTTGGTGTAGGAGCTTTCGATATCGTCGCTGCAATCGCTCCAGGTCTTGAACTTCTCGACCACCCAGGCGGCGAGCCCGGCCGGTGAATCGGTCATGCCGTAGGCCAACGACTGCGGCTTGGTCGACTGGATGATGCGATAGCCGTGTTCGTGCAGGTCGTAGTTCGCCTTCCATTCGACCAGCGCGCGCTCCTTGTCGTTGAGCCCCGCAAGCGGGTTGGCCGGATCGGGAGGGAAGCCGACGATGAAATTGAGATGCAGCGCGATCAGCCGCTCGGGCGCCTTGGCCGCCATGGCGCTCGATATGCCCGATCCCCAGTCGCCGCCCTGCGCGATGTAGCGGTCGTAACCGAGCAGCTCCATCAGCCGCAGGTTCACGTCGGCCGCCTTTTCCAGGTTGAAACCCTTGTGCCGGGTCGGCCCCGAAAAGCCGTAGCCGGGGATCGACGGCGCGATCACATGGAAAGCGTCGCGCGGGTTGCCGCCGTGGCTGGCGGGATTGGACAAAGGCCCGAAGATGTCGAGGAATTCGGCGACCGTACCGGGATAGCCGTGGGTGATGATCAACGGCAGCGCGTCGGGCTCTGGCGAGCGGATATGATAGAAGTGGAGCTGCTCGCCGCCGATCTCGGTCATGAACTGCGGAAAGGCGTTGAACCGCGCTTCGGCCGCGCGCCAGTCGAAGTGATCGCGCCAATATCCGCAGAGCGACTGGAGGAAGCCCATTTCGGTGCCGTAGTCCCAGCCCGCGTCGGGCAGCTGATCCGGCCAACGCGTGCGCGCCAGGCGATCCTTGAGATCGGCCAGAACCTCGTCGGATACATGGCAGGTGAAAGGCCGGATTTCCTCGGTCATATTCCTCTCCGCAGCTGCATATTTCGAACGATATGCCGCAATTGGGAACGATCTTAGGCGGACGCGAAGAGGCGGGCAAGCCGTAAGGCCTGCCCGCCACTCCACAATGGTCCGGCTTACTTCTCCGTCGCCGCGCGTTCGATCAGGTCGGCGACCGCATCGGGCTTGGAG
The window above is part of the Novosphingobium sp. G106 genome. Proteins encoded here:
- a CDS encoding epoxide hydrolase family protein, translating into MTEEIRPFTCHVSDEVLADLKDRLARTRWPDQLPDAGWDYGTEMGFLQSLCGYWRDHFDWRAAEARFNAFPQFMTEIGGEQLHFYHIRSPEPDALPLIITHGYPGTVAEFLDIFGPLSNPASHGGNPRDAFHVIAPSIPGYGFSGPTRHKGFNLEKAADVNLRLMELLGYDRYIAQGGDWGSGISSAMAAKAPERLIALHLNFIVGFPPDPANPLAGLNDKERALVEWKANYDLHEHGYRIIQSTKPQSLAYGMTDSPAGLAAWVVEKFKTWSDCSDDIESSYTKDQLLENIMLYWVTGTINSAMRLYYEGGPGRENAGLIQNITVPTGHAFFPAEIRPTPRLWADQIYKNIVRWTEMPKGGHFAAFEQPVAFIDELRTFARDFR